The following coding sequences are from one Azospirillum humicireducens window:
- the kynA gene encoding tryptophan 2,3-dioxygenase, translating to MSGHDNKKPYDPAAEGAQMAFDGRMSYGDYLQLDRILGAQMPRSTAHDEMLFIIQHQTSELWMRLAVYEIRAAREAIREDRLSPAFKMLARVARIFEQLNSAWDVLRTMTPSEYTRFRDDLGQSSGFQSYQYREIEFLLGNRNPAMLRPHAHRPEIHAMLEQELFRPSLYDEALRLLARNGIPVPAEVLERDVAQTHQPNDGVTEAWRLIYQSPEDHWPLYELAEKLVDFEDYFRRWRFNHVTTVERVIGFKRGTGGTGGVSYLRNMLAVELFPELWRVRTVL from the coding sequence ATGAGTGGGCACGACAACAAAAAGCCTTACGATCCGGCGGCCGAGGGCGCGCAGATGGCCTTCGACGGGCGGATGTCCTACGGCGACTATCTGCAGCTCGACCGCATCCTGGGCGCGCAGATGCCGCGTTCCACCGCCCATGACGAAATGCTGTTCATCATCCAGCATCAGACGTCGGAGCTGTGGATGCGGCTGGCGGTCTATGAGATCCGTGCCGCGCGGGAGGCGATCCGCGAGGACCGGCTGTCGCCCGCCTTCAAGATGCTGGCCCGCGTCGCCCGCATCTTCGAACAGCTGAATTCCGCCTGGGATGTGCTGCGCACGATGACCCCCAGCGAATACACCCGTTTCCGCGACGATCTGGGCCAATCCTCCGGCTTCCAGTCCTACCAATATCGGGAGATCGAGTTCCTGCTGGGCAACCGCAACCCGGCGATGCTGCGCCCCCACGCCCACCGGCCGGAAATCCACGCCATGCTCGAGCAGGAGCTGTTCCGCCCCAGCCTGTATGACGAGGCGCTGCGCCTGCTGGCCCGCAACGGCATCCCGGTTCCGGCGGAGGTGCTGGAACGCGACGTGGCGCAGACGCATCAGCCCAACGACGGCGTGACGGAGGCGTGGCGCCTCATCTACCAGTCCCCCGAAGACCATTGGCCCCTCTATGAGCTTGCCGAGAAGCTGGTGGATTTCGAGGATTACTTCCGCCGCTGGCGCTTCAACCATGTGACGACGGTGGAGCGGGTGATCGGCTTCAAGCGCGGCACCGGCGGCACCGGCGGCGTCTCCTATCTGCGCAACATGCTGGCGGTTGAACTCTTTCCGGAACTCTGGCGCGTGAGGACGGTGCTGTGA
- a CDS encoding helix-turn-helix domain-containing protein has translation MAAQTVPFRRFSTGFLPERERFGAWRDAMTSVYEIAPLEEDASRRFSGTATSAHLGPLIVGTMDVDALAYNRSPTKIRSDHMDHFIIRLDRSGTAGNASDEILVKDMGQPLALPPMRLDGACIIVPRDVMTGMLPRADALHGTRLGGIMGRLLADHMRSLAQAVPAATVEEAPQIVRAIRDMVTACLAPSHDALVQARPQVAATLIMQARRHIDANLTNPDLSPDRLCVALGLSRSALYTLFEPHHGVNRYIQERRLLRVREHLCDPGERRRIGEIAFAYGFTSEAHFSRAFRRAFGCSPSEMRAGAVAGRAKGAVQTGAAGSIGGEFPDWLRQLRA, from the coding sequence GTGGCCGCGCAGACCGTCCCGTTCCGGCGTTTCTCCACCGGCTTTCTTCCGGAACGCGAACGTTTCGGCGCATGGCGGGATGCCATGACCTCGGTCTACGAGATCGCTCCGCTGGAGGAGGATGCATCCCGGCGATTCAGCGGCACGGCCACCAGCGCCCATCTGGGGCCGCTGATCGTGGGCACCATGGATGTTGATGCGCTGGCCTACAACCGGTCGCCGACAAAGATCCGGTCGGACCACATGGACCATTTCATCATCCGCCTCGACCGGTCCGGCACTGCCGGAAACGCATCGGATGAAATCCTGGTCAAGGACATGGGCCAGCCGCTGGCATTGCCGCCGATGCGGCTGGACGGCGCCTGCATCATCGTTCCCCGCGATGTCATGACCGGCATGCTGCCGCGGGCGGATGCGCTGCACGGGACGCGCCTGGGCGGCATCATGGGGCGGCTGCTGGCCGACCACATGCGGTCGCTGGCCCAGGCGGTGCCGGCGGCAACGGTGGAGGAGGCACCGCAGATCGTGCGTGCCATCCGCGACATGGTCACGGCCTGCCTCGCACCCAGCCACGACGCGCTGGTGCAGGCAAGGCCGCAGGTCGCCGCCACCCTGATCATGCAGGCACGGCGCCACATCGACGCCAATCTGACGAACCCGGACCTGTCGCCCGACCGGCTGTGCGTGGCGCTCGGCCTGTCGCGCTCGGCGCTTTATACGCTGTTCGAGCCCCACCACGGCGTCAACCGCTACATCCAGGAGCGCCGCCTGCTGCGTGTGCGCGAGCATCTGTGCGATCCCGGCGAGCGGCGGCGCATCGGGGAAATCGCCTTCGCATACGGCTTCACCAGCGAGGCGCATTTCAGCCGGGCCTTCCGCCGCGCCTTCGGCTGCTCGCCGTCGGAGATGCGGGCCGGGGCAGTGGCCGGGCGGGCGAAGGGTGCCGTTCAGACCGGTGCGGCGGGCAGCATCGGCGGAGAATTTCCAGACTGGCTGCGCCAGCTTCGCGCCTGA
- the kynU gene encoding kynureninase, whose translation MTDFQATRARFRIPDGVIYLDGNSLGPLPVAAEERVARTLAVEWGGQLIRGWNSAGWMVQPRVVGDRIARLIGAPAGSVVVGDTLSIKVYQALAAALAMRPDRRVILSDSGNFPTDLYMAEGLIETLGCGHVLKVVAPEEVEGAIGEDVAVLMLTEVDYRTGRLHDMAALTAKAHAAGVVTVWDLAHSAGALPVDLAGSGADFAVGCTYKYLNGGPGAPAFIYVAPCHAQTARPALSGWMGHEAPFAFDPSYRPGEGVERMRVGTPPVIALAALDAALDVWDGVDMAAVRRTSIALCDLFIGLVEAQCPALQLASPRDGTRRGSQVSFRHPHGYPIMQALIDRGVIGDFRAPDILRFGFTPLYIGEAEVRGAVAVLKQVMDGGLWDRPDYHRKAAVT comes from the coding sequence ATGACGGATTTCCAGGCGACCCGCGCCCGCTTCCGCATTCCCGACGGCGTCATCTATCTGGATGGCAACTCGCTGGGACCGCTGCCGGTCGCCGCGGAGGAGCGGGTGGCCCGCACCCTGGCCGTGGAATGGGGCGGCCAGCTGATCCGGGGCTGGAACAGCGCTGGCTGGATGGTGCAGCCGCGGGTCGTCGGCGACCGCATCGCCCGGCTGATCGGTGCACCGGCCGGCAGCGTGGTGGTGGGCGACACCCTTTCGATCAAGGTCTATCAGGCGCTGGCCGCGGCCCTGGCGATGCGGCCGGACCGCCGGGTCATCCTGTCCGACAGCGGCAATTTCCCGACCGACCTCTACATGGCGGAGGGGTTGATCGAGACGTTGGGCTGCGGCCATGTCCTGAAGGTGGTGGCGCCGGAGGAGGTGGAGGGGGCGATCGGCGAGGATGTCGCCGTGCTGATGCTGACCGAGGTCGATTACCGGACCGGCCGCCTCCATGACATGGCGGCGCTGACCGCCAAAGCCCATGCGGCGGGCGTGGTGACGGTGTGGGACCTCGCCCATTCCGCCGGCGCGCTGCCGGTCGATCTGGCCGGCTCGGGGGCGGACTTCGCGGTCGGCTGCACCTACAAATACCTGAATGGCGGACCGGGGGCGCCGGCCTTCATCTATGTCGCCCCGTGCCACGCGCAGACGGCGCGCCCGGCGCTGTCCGGCTGGATGGGGCATGAGGCGCCCTTCGCCTTCGACCCGTCCTACCGTCCCGGCGAAGGGGTGGAGCGGATGCGCGTCGGTACGCCGCCGGTGATCGCGCTCGCTGCGCTCGACGCCGCGTTGGATGTCTGGGACGGGGTCGACATGGCGGCCGTCCGCCGCACATCCATCGCGCTCTGCGACCTGTTCATCGGCCTGGTGGAGGCGCAATGCCCGGCGCTGCAACTCGCCTCGCCGCGCGACGGCACGCGGCGCGGCAGCCAGGTGTCCTTCCGCCATCCCCACGGCTACCCCATCATGCAGGCGCTGATCGACCGCGGTGTGATCGGCGATTTCCGGGCGCCGGACATTCTGCGCTTTGGCTTCACCCCGCTCTATATCGGCGAGGCGGAGGTGCGCGGTGCCGTCGCCGTGTTGAAACAGGTGATGGACGGCGGGCTTTGGGACCGCCCCGACTACCACAGGAAGGCGGCGGTGACATGA
- a CDS encoding PHB depolymerase family esterase has protein sequence MPNSRPTGFLPGMDEVARLTRAGRLAEATGLVQRLLRGTGEPAPPSTPTAAPDPSVIEGEFTRLDSASSAGKTPGSRPGRTVRTGLGETLRGLAARLRPTGLDGAGTAAPRPAADPLPDGASFEIVSYSGASGTRAYKLYVPANRGEGPRPLVVMLHGCTQSPDDFAAGTRMNAFAERHGLFVAYPEQPASANPQRCWNWFKPEDRSRDRGEPDLLAGITRRIMREQSIDPTRVYIAGLSAGGAAAAIMAAAYPDLYAAAGVHSGLPAGAADDLPSALAAMRQGGRAAPGSGGSGRKVPTIVFHGDRDTVVNPRNGDQVAAQATAAVTGLRTETQQGEAPGGRGFSRTFHTDPSGRTLCEHWTIHGAGHAWAGGSPAGSYTDPQGPDATAEMMRFFLEHPLEPPMSAKQD, from the coding sequence TGCCGGCCGGCTTGCCGAGGCGACCGGCCTCGTCCAGCGCCTGCTGCGGGGGACGGGCGAACCCGCTCCCCCCTCCACCCCCACGGCTGCGCCCGACCCCTCCGTCATAGAGGGCGAGTTCACGCGGCTCGATTCCGCATCCTCCGCCGGCAAGACGCCGGGAAGCAGGCCCGGCCGCACGGTGCGGACGGGGCTGGGCGAGACCCTGCGCGGCCTTGCCGCCCGCCTGCGGCCGACCGGGCTGGATGGTGCGGGGACGGCTGCGCCCCGCCCGGCGGCCGACCCTCTGCCGGACGGTGCGTCCTTCGAGATTGTGTCCTACAGCGGGGCGTCGGGGACCCGCGCCTACAAGCTCTATGTGCCGGCCAACCGCGGCGAGGGGCCGCGTCCGCTGGTGGTGATGCTGCATGGCTGCACCCAGTCGCCCGACGATTTCGCCGCCGGAACCCGGATGAACGCCTTCGCCGAGCGGCATGGCCTGTTCGTCGCCTATCCGGAACAGCCGGCCTCGGCCAACCCGCAACGCTGCTGGAACTGGTTCAAGCCGGAGGACCGGAGCCGCGACCGCGGGGAACCCGACCTGCTGGCCGGCATCACCCGCCGGATCATGCGCGAGCAATCCATCGATCCAACCCGCGTCTACATCGCCGGGCTGTCCGCTGGCGGCGCCGCGGCGGCGATCATGGCGGCGGCCTATCCCGATCTCTATGCCGCGGCCGGCGTGCATTCCGGCCTGCCGGCCGGTGCCGCCGACGACCTTCCCTCGGCGCTCGCCGCCATGCGCCAGGGCGGCCGGGCGGCTCCGGGCAGCGGAGGGAGCGGCCGCAAGGTTCCCACCATCGTCTTCCACGGCGACCGGGACACGGTGGTGAATCCGCGGAACGGCGATCAGGTCGCGGCCCAGGCGACCGCCGCCGTCACCGGCCTGCGCACCGAAACGCAGCAGGGCGAAGCCCCCGGCGGGCGCGGCTTCAGCCGGACCTTCCACACCGATCCGTCCGGCCGGACGCTGTGCGAACACTGGACCATCCATGGCGCCGGACATGCCTGGGCGGGCGGAAGCCCCGCCGGCTCCTACACCGACCCGCAGGGACCGGACGCCACGGCGGAGATGATGCGCTTCTTCCTGGAGCACCCGCTCGAGCCGCCGATGTCGGCGAAGCAGGATTGA
- a CDS encoding alpha/beta hydrolase, with the protein MSGLQAIADWDDAYSNGAYIPGGDAYPARWAELAAAFRAELSAASRAELDLPYGEGARERYDLFRPDGGAKGTVVFVHGGYWMAFDKGRWSHLAAGALARGWTVAMPSYTLCPESRIVGITRQVARAVETIARAQPGPLRLTGHSAGGHLVSRLACADAPLPPEVQGRVEHVVSISGLHDLRPLLNTRMNATLHLDEAEAAAESPVLLRPRPGTRITCWAGAAERPEFVRQTELLANIWRGLGAATELRLADGRHHFDVIDDLADPESELVEALLGP; encoded by the coding sequence GTGAGCGGTTTGCAGGCAATCGCCGATTGGGACGACGCTTACAGCAACGGTGCCTATATTCCCGGCGGCGATGCCTATCCGGCGCGCTGGGCGGAACTGGCGGCGGCCTTCAGGGCGGAACTTTCCGCCGCCAGCCGGGCGGAGTTGGATCTTCCCTATGGCGAGGGCGCGCGTGAGCGTTACGACCTGTTCCGCCCCGACGGCGGGGCCAAGGGCACTGTCGTGTTCGTCCATGGCGGCTATTGGATGGCCTTCGACAAGGGGCGCTGGTCGCATCTGGCGGCCGGTGCGCTCGCCCGTGGCTGGACGGTGGCGATGCCCAGCTATACGCTCTGCCCCGAAAGCCGCATCGTCGGCATCACCCGGCAGGTCGCGCGTGCGGTGGAGACCATTGCACGGGCCCAGCCGGGACCGCTGCGCCTGACCGGCCATTCCGCCGGCGGCCATCTGGTCAGCCGCCTCGCCTGCGCCGACGCGCCGTTGCCGCCGGAGGTGCAGGGGCGGGTGGAGCATGTCGTCTCCATCAGCGGCCTGCACGATCTGCGGCCGCTGCTGAACACCCGCATGAACGCCACGCTGCATTTGGACGAGGCGGAGGCGGCGGCGGAAAGCCCGGTCCTGCTGCGCCCGCGGCCGGGCACCCGCATCACCTGCTGGGCGGGTGCCGCCGAACGGCCGGAGTTCGTCCGGCAGACAGAATTGCTTGCCAACATCTGGCGCGGTCTGGGCGCGGCGACCGAATTGCGGCTGGCCGACGGGCGCCATCACTTCGACGTCATCGACGATCTGGCCGATCCGGAGTCTGAACTGGTGGAGGCTTTGCTGGGGCCTTGA
- a CDS encoding acetate uptake transporter, which yields MSVSVLVAKPASPVEAGRTASHAPLKHGNPAVVGLAGFGLSTLLLQFHNVGWIDIGPVVWLGLIFGGAAQMIAGLQEMKAGNNFGYSAFTSYGCFWISLCLILIGNRTGLFTVGETDIGWFLVAWTFYTAIMTVGAMRISRVLGLIFITLLAGFILLDLAHFADHVFTVIAGYELMVCAGLALYGMAHAVFLDVFGRDVLPMGKPFLR from the coding sequence ATGTCAGTATCCGTTCTCGTCGCGAAACCGGCCTCGCCCGTCGAAGCCGGCCGGACCGCTTCCCACGCCCCGCTCAAGCATGGCAACCCGGCCGTCGTCGGCCTGGCCGGCTTCGGGCTGTCGACGCTGCTTCTGCAGTTCCACAATGTCGGCTGGATCGACATCGGCCCGGTGGTCTGGCTCGGCCTGATCTTCGGCGGGGCGGCGCAGATGATCGCCGGCCTGCAGGAGATGAAGGCAGGCAACAATTTCGGCTACAGCGCCTTCACCTCCTACGGCTGCTTCTGGATCTCACTGTGCCTGATCCTGATCGGCAACAGGACGGGCCTGTTCACCGTCGGCGAGACGGACATCGGCTGGTTTCTGGTCGCCTGGACATTCTACACCGCGATCATGACCGTCGGCGCCATGCGGATCAGCCGGGTTCTGGGCTTGATCTTCATCACGCTGCTGGCCGGATTCATCCTGCTGGACCTGGCACATTTCGCCGATCACGTCTTTACCGTGATCGCCGGCTACGAACTGATGGTCTGCGCCGGGCTGGCGCTGTACGGCATGGCGCATGCCGTCTTCCTCGACGTCTTCGGCCGCGACGTGCTGCCGATGGGCAAGCCGTTCCTGCGCTGA